A stretch of Actinomycetota bacterium DNA encodes these proteins:
- a CDS encoding alpha/beta hydrolase, with amino-acid sequence MKQDLYAHVEEGVRESLSGFRRDRKVRGLRVDDHVWHYVSFGAGDQTILFLHGMGGAYDIWWQQLEAFADRFRVVSVTYPDVATLAGLRRGLLAILDAEGIDRFGVVGTSLGGYLAQYLVAHDADRIDRAVFANTFPPNDIIAAENVWTAAIASYLPERLVMGVFRKRVASGAVPAAGGSPLVRAYLYEQSRGLMSKAQFQARYRCVIDRFEPVEPPMPVLIIESDNDPLISRELREMLRRTYPKAETHTFHKTGHFTYLNEPVAYTRVLAEFLERQD; translated from the coding sequence ATGAAGCAGGATCTCTATGCACATGTGGAAGAGGGGGTTCGCGAGTCGCTGTCCGGGTTCCGTCGAGATCGTAAGGTGCGTGGGCTGCGCGTCGACGATCACGTCTGGCACTACGTCTCGTTCGGTGCAGGCGATCAGACGATTCTGTTTCTGCATGGGATGGGTGGCGCCTATGACATCTGGTGGCAGCAACTCGAAGCGTTCGCCGACCGGTTTCGTGTCGTGTCGGTCACCTATCCCGACGTTGCGACCCTTGCCGGTCTTCGTCGCGGGCTCCTTGCGATCCTCGATGCAGAGGGAATCGACCGTTTCGGTGTCGTTGGAACATCTCTGGGCGGGTACCTCGCGCAGTACCTCGTTGCCCACGACGCCGACCGGATCGATCGAGCGGTGTTCGCCAACACGTTCCCTCCGAATGACATCATCGCCGCCGAGAACGTCTGGACGGCAGCGATCGCCTCATACCTGCCGGAGAGGCTCGTCATGGGAGTGTTCCGCAAGCGCGTCGCCTCGGGCGCAGTTCCGGCGGCCGGCGGCTCGCCTCTGGTGCGCGCCTACCTGTATGAGCAGTCGCGCGGGTTGATGTCCAAGGCACAGTTCCAGGCGCGATACCGGTGCGTGATCGACCGGTTCGAACCGGTCGAACCACCGATGCCGGTGTTGATCATCGAATCCGACAACGACCCTCTCATATCGCGCGAGCTGCGGGAGATGCTGAGACGCACGTATCCCAAGGCCGAAACCCACACGTTTCACAAGACAGGCCACTTCACCTATCTGAACGAACCCGTGGCCTACACGCGGGTGCTGGCCGAGTTCCTGGAACGACAGGACTGA